From a single Clupea harengus chromosome 24, Ch_v2.0.2, whole genome shotgun sequence genomic region:
- the grap2b gene encoding GRB2-related adapter protein 2b, whose amino-acid sequence MEANGKFDFTATAEDELSFKKGDTLKILGTNDDWFKAEMHGQEGFVPKNYLSIDLPSWFQENTGRHEAQETLLSRPVGSFIIRGSQSSPGDFSISVRHENDVQHFKVMRDSRGQYYLWTERFTSINKMVEYYTKSSISKHSRILLRDTDQQPHGFRGPPEPVPPQQSFRGLPEPVPPQQSFRLPEPSPPQQERGRSTTRSFGALPPRPSEPLPPPQPATLKVKAMYDFSAEEKDELDFGSGDVIEVLDQTDPSWWRGRLRGREGLFPSNYTTPL is encoded by the exons ATGGAGGCCAATGGCAAGTTTGACTTTACGGCTACCGCTGAGGACGAGCTGAGCTTTAAAAAAGGAGACACGCTCAAG ATCCTAGGGACCAACGATGACTGGTTTAAGGCAGAAATGCACGGCCAAGAAGGTTTCGTGCCCAAAAACTACCTCAGCATTGACCTCCCCAG CTGGTTCCAAGAGAACACCGGCCGGCACGAGGCCCAGGAGACCCTCCTCTCCAGGCCCGTGGGCTCCTTCATCATCCGCGGCAGCCAGAGCTCCCCGGGAGACTTCTCCATCTCCGTCAG ACACGAAAATGACGTGCAGCACTTTAAGGTGATGCGGGACAGCCGGGGTCAGTACTACCTGTGGACGGAGAGGTTCACGTCCATCAACAAAATGGTGGAGTACTACACAAAGAGCTCCATCTCCAAACACAGTCGCATCCTCCTGCGGGACACCGACCAGCAg CCTCACGGTTTTCGAGGGCCTCCGGAGCCAGTCCCCCCTCAGCAG AGTTTCAGAGGACTTCCAGAGCCGGTTCCACCTCAACAG AGTTTCAGACTTCCAGAGCCAAGTCCACCTCAACAG GAGCGAGGACGCAGCACAACGAGGAGCTTCGGCGCTCTGCCCCCCCGCCCGTCCGAGCCCCTGCCCCCTCCTCAG CCAGCCACGTTGAAGGTAAAAGCCATGTACGACTTCTCGGCAGAGGAGAAGGACGAGCTTGACTTCGGCAGCGGAGATGTGATCGAGGTTCTGGACCAGACGGACCCATCCTGGTGGAGGGGGAGACTCCGAGGTCGAGAGGGTCTCTTCCCCTCCAACTACACCACACCTCTATGA